From one Catenuloplanes nepalensis genomic stretch:
- a CDS encoding trypsin-like serine peptidase translates to MRRRLSLIVGACAAVTLAGVGAIGYLGGGDPERPGTAVWNAAGVASVRTPDAPAEPAAPEITTAPRPVTTTEAVPPAKATVPAPTGAAREGETADAGQPIGTVERVNRTLGYAGADRRTTLRFPGAEYVKVHFSRIALLPGDYLTVSDPRGRESHRYEGVTRDAVTNLAKAVLAPDAPDRDGERWAMSVSGDTAVVELHTGGTDPLGLKATLADLGVGIDRVARGYTRPERVEAAHELEKAGEPAPGPAGPGREESVCGGDEKSDAVCYRATNPMAYTRSKAVARLLINGTELCTAWRVGAQNRLVTNNHCFATSKDAYNTEVWFNYQCAKCGGYDVYQSTKVWGDKVLATDRTLDFTLFTVESFASVQKFGFLTLDTARPAAGTQLYVPQHPAGDPTAIAMSSGERGSNCAVDNPSYTGYASASDVSYYCDTEGGSSGSPVLSRTTNKVVALHHFGGCPNSGVRADLLYGRIKSLI, encoded by the coding sequence ATGCGGCGAAGGCTGAGTCTGATCGTCGGGGCGTGCGCGGCGGTCACGCTCGCCGGCGTCGGAGCGATCGGCTACCTCGGTGGCGGCGATCCGGAGCGGCCGGGCACGGCAGTGTGGAACGCGGCAGGGGTGGCCTCGGTCCGTACCCCCGATGCCCCTGCTGAACCGGCCGCGCCGGAGATCACGACCGCGCCACGGCCGGTGACCACGACGGAGGCTGTGCCGCCCGCGAAGGCCACGGTGCCGGCGCCGACGGGCGCGGCGCGGGAGGGCGAGACCGCGGACGCTGGCCAGCCGATCGGCACGGTCGAGCGGGTGAACCGCACCCTCGGCTACGCCGGTGCGGACCGACGCACCACGCTCCGGTTCCCCGGCGCGGAGTACGTGAAGGTCCACTTCAGCCGCATCGCGCTGCTGCCCGGCGACTACCTCACGGTCTCCGACCCGCGGGGCCGCGAATCGCACCGGTACGAGGGCGTCACCCGCGACGCCGTCACCAACCTGGCCAAGGCCGTGCTCGCCCCGGACGCACCGGACCGGGACGGTGAGCGCTGGGCGATGTCCGTCTCCGGCGACACCGCCGTGGTCGAGCTGCACACCGGCGGCACGGACCCGCTCGGACTGAAGGCCACGCTCGCCGACCTCGGCGTCGGCATCGACCGGGTCGCCCGCGGATACACCCGGCCGGAGCGGGTCGAGGCCGCGCACGAGCTGGAGAAGGCCGGCGAACCGGCACCCGGCCCGGCCGGACCGGGGCGCGAGGAGAGCGTCTGCGGCGGCGACGAGAAGTCGGACGCGGTCTGCTACCGCGCGACCAACCCGATGGCCTACACCCGCTCGAAGGCGGTGGCCCGTCTGCTGATCAACGGCACCGAGCTGTGCACCGCGTGGCGGGTCGGCGCGCAGAACCGCCTGGTCACCAACAACCACTGCTTCGCCACGTCCAAGGACGCCTACAACACCGAGGTGTGGTTCAACTACCAGTGCGCGAAGTGCGGCGGGTACGACGTCTACCAGTCGACCAAGGTCTGGGGCGACAAGGTGCTGGCCACGGACAGGACGCTGGACTTCACGCTGTTCACGGTGGAGAGCTTCGCGTCCGTGCAGAAGTTCGGCTTCCTCACGCTGGACACCGCACGCCCGGCCGCCGGCACCCAGCTCTACGTCCCGCAGCACCCGGCCGGCGACCCGACCGCGATCGCGATGAGCTCCGGCGAGCGCGGCAGCAACTGCGCGGTCGACAACCCGTCCTACACCGGGTACGCGTCCGCCAGCGACGTCTCCTACTACTGCGACACCGAGGGTGGCTCGTCCGGCTCGCCGGTGCTGTCCCGGACCACGAACAAGGTGGTCGCGCTGCACCACTTCGGCGGCTGCCCGAACTCCGGCGTCCGCGCCGACCTGCTCTACGGACGGATCAAGTCGCTGATCTGA
- a CDS encoding DUF4032 domain-containing protein translates to MRITSALVDPALLDLPWSTPLEHWPADHLVALPQGISRHIVRFVKLAGTVYAVKETGERVAEKEYDLLRALERIGFPSVEAVAVVADRQSPDGEPLDTVLVTRHLQFSLPYRALFSHTLRENTMIRLLDAQAALLVRMHLTGFFWGDCSLSNTLFRRDAGAFAAYLVDAETGALRPKLSNGQRDEDLDIARTNIFGEALDLQAAGLLHESIDPELMSDEVIKRYERLWHEITYEQEVRQDSRHHMEGRIRRLNELGFDVAEVAMSVSDGGSSFLVRPKVVDAGYHVRRLFRLTGLDAEENQARQLLNDLDTYRAESDLSDEQQAAHRWLTEVFEPVVRAVPSNLRGKLEPTELFSQVLNHRYRLSEEAGRDVGLAPAVGSFLNDVLVHRPDEQAVLGVEPDALLA, encoded by the coding sequence GTGCGCATCACCTCCGCCCTCGTAGACCCGGCTCTGCTCGACCTTCCCTGGTCGACACCGCTGGAGCACTGGCCCGCCGACCACCTGGTCGCGCTGCCACAGGGCATCTCGCGGCACATCGTCCGGTTCGTGAAGCTGGCCGGCACCGTCTACGCGGTCAAGGAGACCGGCGAGCGCGTGGCCGAGAAGGAGTACGACCTGCTCCGCGCGCTGGAGCGGATCGGCTTCCCGTCCGTGGAGGCGGTCGCGGTCGTCGCGGACCGGCAGTCCCCGGACGGCGAGCCGCTGGACACCGTGCTGGTCACCCGGCACCTGCAGTTCTCTCTGCCGTACCGCGCGCTCTTCTCGCACACGCTGCGCGAGAACACCATGATCCGGCTGCTCGACGCGCAGGCCGCGCTGCTGGTCCGCATGCACCTGACCGGCTTCTTCTGGGGCGACTGCTCGCTGTCGAACACGCTGTTCCGGCGGGACGCGGGCGCGTTCGCGGCGTACCTGGTGGACGCGGAGACCGGCGCGCTGCGGCCCAAGCTCTCCAACGGCCAGCGCGACGAGGACCTGGACATCGCCCGGACCAACATCTTCGGCGAGGCGCTCGACCTGCAGGCCGCCGGGCTGCTGCACGAGTCGATCGACCCGGAGCTGATGTCCGACGAGGTGATCAAGCGGTACGAGCGGCTGTGGCACGAGATCACGTATGAGCAGGAGGTGCGGCAGGACTCCCGGCACCACATGGAGGGCCGGATCCGCCGCCTCAACGAGCTCGGCTTCGACGTGGCCGAGGTGGCCATGTCGGTCTCGGACGGCGGCAGCTCGTTCCTGGTCCGGCCGAAGGTGGTCGACGCCGGCTACCACGTGCGCCGGCTGTTCCGGCTGACCGGCCTGGACGCGGAGGAGAACCAGGCCCGGCAGCTGCTCAACGACCTGGACACGTACCGGGCGGAGAGCGACCTGTCCGACGAGCAGCAGGCCGCGCACCGCTGGCTGACCGAGGTCTTCGAGCCGGTGGTCCGCGCGGTCCCGTCGAACCTGCGCGGCAAACTCGAGCCGACCGAGCTCTTCTCCCAGGTGCTCAACCACCGCTACCGGCTCTCCGAGGAGGCGGGCCGCGACGTCGGCCTGGCCCCGGCCGTCGGGTCCTTCCTCAACGACGTGCTGGTGCACCGCCCCGACGAGCAGGCGGTCCTCGGCGTCGAGCCGGACGCACTGCTCGCCTAG
- a CDS encoding potassium channel family protein produces MASVDLSPSGPGRALARWWNGRGNGVDRAPHYVVCGRDQLALRLINELLAARPDVRVTALVPEISALPELLTMRRVRTLVAGRLDESAFESVGLTDVAALALVHPDDVTNIHAALCAREASPGIRLVLRVFNGKLAARAREVLDDSAVLSDASMAAPAFVAAALGEPDPTHFRLSGRTMFVARRGDVPPGTVVAGLADAAVGGEPEILPEDQDRAEIVLAEATGRPAGTEVAARRLRRRRRRRRPVAVLLRAGRALVDRKIGVALLSVLGIILISGGVQARELTRLGGGSTGIWRAIYQTVLTTVIGAERNLAENLVLQVTDLVLTLAGLALIPLITAAVVGAVVNARLALAAGRLAIPHSDHVVVVGLGTVGMRVMAQLHDLGVDVVAVDKDQHARGMSLAKRLGVPVITGDASREETLLAAQTGSAQALVVVSTNDVTNLQAALNARGINPDLRVVLRLYDGDFARRIQRAFQIAISRSVSYLAAPAFAEAMMDREVKATIPVARHVLLVAEVTVAPGGALVGTTLAAAERPGGARVIGLAAAGSARVDWSPRRAHPVAAGDRLVVVARRHGLRDLIAAANPPAPDSAPAAERP; encoded by the coding sequence ATGGCGAGTGTGGATCTTTCGCCGAGCGGGCCGGGGCGAGCGCTCGCCCGCTGGTGGAACGGGCGGGGCAACGGCGTCGACCGGGCGCCGCACTACGTGGTGTGCGGCCGCGATCAGCTCGCGCTGCGACTGATCAACGAGCTGCTCGCCGCGCGCCCGGACGTCCGGGTCACCGCGCTGGTGCCGGAGATCTCCGCGCTGCCCGAGCTGCTCACCATGCGCCGGGTGCGCACGCTGGTGGCCGGCCGGCTGGACGAGAGCGCGTTCGAGAGCGTGGGCCTGACGGACGTGGCCGCGCTCGCGCTGGTGCACCCGGACGACGTGACGAACATCCACGCCGCGCTCTGCGCCCGGGAGGCCTCGCCCGGCATCCGGCTGGTGCTGCGCGTCTTCAACGGCAAGCTGGCCGCGCGGGCCCGCGAGGTCCTCGACGACAGCGCGGTGCTGTCCGACGCGTCGATGGCCGCGCCCGCGTTCGTCGCGGCCGCGCTGGGCGAGCCGGACCCGACGCACTTCCGGCTCTCCGGCCGGACCATGTTCGTGGCGCGGCGTGGTGACGTGCCGCCGGGCACGGTGGTGGCCGGGCTCGCGGACGCGGCCGTGGGCGGCGAACCGGAGATCCTGCCGGAGGACCAGGACCGCGCGGAGATCGTGCTGGCCGAGGCGACCGGGCGGCCGGCCGGGACCGAGGTGGCGGCGCGGCGGCTGCGGCGCCGGCGACGTCGCCGGCGGCCGGTCGCGGTGCTGCTGCGGGCCGGCCGCGCACTGGTCGACCGAAAGATCGGCGTGGCGCTGCTCAGCGTGCTCGGGATAATCCTGATCAGCGGCGGCGTGCAGGCCCGGGAGCTCACCCGCCTCGGCGGCGGGTCGACCGGCATCTGGCGCGCGATCTACCAGACCGTGCTCACCACGGTCATCGGCGCGGAGCGGAACCTCGCGGAGAACCTGGTCCTCCAGGTCACCGACCTGGTGCTGACGCTGGCCGGGCTGGCGTTGATCCCGCTGATCACGGCCGCGGTGGTCGGCGCGGTGGTGAACGCGCGGCTGGCGCTGGCAGCCGGGCGGCTCGCGATCCCGCACTCCGACCACGTGGTGGTGGTCGGGCTCGGCACGGTCGGCATGCGCGTGATGGCGCAGCTGCACGATCTGGGCGTGGACGTGGTCGCGGTGGACAAGGACCAGCACGCGCGCGGGATGTCACTCGCGAAGCGGCTCGGTGTACCGGTGATCACCGGCGACGCGTCGCGCGAGGAGACGCTGCTGGCCGCGCAGACCGGCAGCGCACAGGCACTGGTCGTGGTGTCCACGAACGACGTGACGAACCTGCAGGCCGCGCTTAACGCCCGCGGCATCAACCCGGACCTGCGCGTGGTACTGCGGCTCTACGACGGCGACTTCGCGCGGCGGATCCAGCGCGCGTTCCAGATCGCGATCTCGCGCAGCGTCTCCTATCTGGCCGCGCCCGCGTTCGCGGAGGCGATGATGGACCGCGAGGTGAAGGCCACCATCCCGGTCGCCCGGCACGTGCTGCTGGTCGCGGAGGTGACGGTCGCGCCGGGCGGCGCACTGGTCGGCACCACGCTGGCCGCGGCGGAGCGTCCCGGCGGCGCACGGGTGATCGGTCTGGCAGCGGCCGGCTCGGCCCGGGTCGACTGGTCGCCACGGCGCGCCCACCCGGTCGCGGCGGGCGACCGCCTGGTCGTGGTCGCCCGCCGCCATGGCCTGCGCGACCTCATCGCCGCCGCCAACCCACCGGCCCCGGACAGCGCTCCGGCGGCCGAGCGGCCCTGA